The following are encoded together in the Phaseolus vulgaris cultivar G19833 chromosome 9, P. vulgaris v2.0, whole genome shotgun sequence genome:
- the LOC137821913 gene encoding glutaredoxin-C4, producing MAASYARLTVAALVLIALAPTFLQSSASSVGKFVDETINSHKIVIFSKTYCPYCIRAKALFKELNQVPHVVELDEREDGSKIQEVLVNIVGKRTVPQVFVNGQHLGGSDDTAASYESGHLHKLLGIKAEGHDDL from the exons ATGGCTGCATCATATGCAAGACTTACGGTAGCAGCGTTGGTGCTGATAGCTTTGGCACCAACCTTTCTTCAATCTTCAGCTTCATCTGTGGGTAAATTCGTTGACGAAACCATCAATTCCCACAAGATCGTCATTTTCTCCAAGACATATTGCCC GTACTGTATAAGAGCAAAAGCTTTGTTCAAAGAGTTGAACCAGGTTCCACATGTTGTTGAGCTTGATGAGAGAG AGGATGGTTCAAAGATTCAGGAGGTATTGGTTAATATTGTTGGGAAGCGTACTGTGCCACAAGTTTTCGTTAATGGACAACACCTTGGAGGCTCAGATG ATACCGCTGCATCTTACGAGAGTGGACATTTGCATAAACTTCTAGGAATTAAGGCAGAGGGTCATGATGATCTGTGA
- the LOC137821617 gene encoding uncharacterized protein: MYVDHAFSISDEDIMMGTSYTVNNKPPIKEIALAVSLLVCGLLGIIIGSLMAYNHVGGDTAHGVFFAILGVILFIPGSYYTRIAYYAYKGYKGFSFSNIPPV, translated from the exons ATGTACGTGGATCACGCTTTCTCGATTTCGGACGAGGATATCATGATGGGAACCTCGTACACCGTCAACAACAAACCCCCCATCAAGGAGATCGCCCTTGCCGTCTCCCTCCTCGTCTGTGGCCTCCTCGGCATCATCATCGGTTCCCTCATGGCCTACAACCATGTCGGCGGCGACACTGCTCACG GGGTCTTCTTTGCAATACTTGGAGTAATCTTGTTCATACCGGGTTCCTACTACACGAGGATTGCGTATTATGCTTACAAGGGATACAAAGGGTTCTCTTTCTCTAACATACCCCCCGTGTAG
- the LOC137821851 gene encoding putative disease resistance protein At1g50180, translating into MMAQAIVNFIVQSLGDLLIQEAVFLYGVEDQVLLLQTELRLMRSYLQDADRRQDENESLRSWISEIREAAYDSDDVIESYAFREASRRNLPGLSNLITRYASIINRFIEIHMVGSHVKNVIARISSLTRSLKTYGIQQGEASNSMYERQTLRRSYSHVIEEDIIGVDDDVKILESCLVDPSKRYRVIAICGMGGLGKTTLAKKVYHSVDVRNKFDSLAWAYISQHCQARDVWIGILFRLISPSQEQRQEIENMRDEELARMLYQVQVEKCCLVVLDDIWNADTWNKLKPAFPQGLSEVGSKILLTSRNIDVAFQMDPSCYLHTPKCLNEVDSWELFQKKAFPKIVDPDYREKEKLGREMVGRCGGLPLAIIVLGGLLASKPTFYEWDIVYKNINTYLRKANGQEQRLGEVLALSYYELPYQLKPCFLHLAHFPENLEIPTKKLIRIWVAEGIISLAHNEGEGEEALEDVAQRYLTELVERCMIQVVEKSSSGRIRTCQMHNLMRELCVEKAYQENFLLEINSRNVDETRGTSRARSVGKVRRIALCLDQDVDRFFPSHLKSHHHLRSLLCFHEKTARLKEWGLMKSFFKKCRLLRVLNLEGIQGLGGKLPKEIGYLIHLRFLSLRNTKIDELPTSIGNLKCLMTLDLLTGNSTVQIPNVIGNMQKMRHLYLPECCGYSIERWQLGNLKNLQTLINFPAEKCHVKDLMKLTNLRKLVIDDPNFGGIFRYPNVQFSHLESLFFVSYEDTSIVHVALGCPNLYKLHIEGPIKNFPEPHQLSSKLQKLKLMGSGLVVDPMPTLEKLPNLRLLELQPDSFIGKQLHCSSLGFAQLKSLVIHDLSNLEEWKLDKGAMPCLRELKIENCTKLEEVPDGLRFLTTLQHLEIKSMFAAFRTKLEKGGEDHYKIQHVPTVVFCYCDY; encoded by the exons ATGATGGCTCAGGCTATAGTGAACTTCAtagtgcaaagtcttggtgattTGCTCATTCAAGAAGCAGTGTTCCTTTATGGGGTTGAAGACCAAGTGTTGCTGCTGCAAACTGAATTGAGGCTGATGCGGTCTTACTTGCAAGATGCAGATAGAAGGCAAGATGAAAATGAAAGCCTAAGGAGTTGGATTTCAGAAATCAGAGAAGCTGCTTATGATTCTGATGATGTCATTGAGTCATACGCCTTCAGAGAGGCCTCAAGAAGAAATTTGCCAGGTCTGTCAAATCTCATCACAAGGTATGCTTCAATCATCAACCGATTTATAGAAATCCACATGGTGGGATCTCATGTTAAAAATGTCATAGCTAGGATTTCTAGTCTCACAAGGAGTCTTAAAACCTATGGCATACAACAAGGAGAGGCCTCAAATTCTATGTATGAGAGACAAACTTTGAGGAGGTCTTATTCACATGTCATTGAAGAGGACATCATTGGTGTTGACGATGATGTCAAGATTTTGGAGTCATGTTTGGTCGACCCCAGCAAAAGGTATAGAGTAATAGCCATTTGTGGGATGGGGGGATTGGGGAAGACAACATTGGCAAAGAAGGTTTACCATAGTGTTGATGTGAGGAACAAGTTTGATAGCTTGGCTTGGGCTTACATATCACAGCATTGCCAAGCAAGGGATGTTTGGATAGGAATTTTGTTTAGGCTGATCTCTCCTTCCCAAGAGCAAAGACAGGAAATTGAGAATATGAGAGACGAGGAGCTTGCAAGGATGCTTTACCAAGTTCAAGTGGAGAAATGTTGCTTAGTGGTCCTTGATGATATTTGGAATGCAGACACATGGAACAAACTGAAGCCGGCTTTCCCTCAAGGACTATCAGAAGTTGGTAGCAAAATATTGCTAACTTCTCGAAACATTGATGTTGCATTCCAGATGGATCCTAGTTGTTATCTTCACACACCAAAATGTTTGAATGAAGTTGATAGCTGGGAGTTGTTCCAAAAGAAGGCATTTCCAAAAATTGTTGATCCAG ACTACAGAGAGAAGGAGAAGTTGGGAAGGGAAATGGTTGGAAGATGTGGAGGTTTACCATTGGCCATCATTGTTCTTGGAGGACTGCTAGCATCAAAGCCTACATTCTATGAATGGGACATTGTGTACAAGAACATCAACACATATTTGAGGAAAGCAAACGGCCAAGAACAACGCTTAGGAGAGGTGTTGGCATTGAGCTATTACGAATTACCATACCAGCTGAAGCCATGCTTCCTACACTTGGCTCATTTCCCTGAAAACTTAGAGATACCAACAAAGAAACTAATTAGAATATGGGTGGCAGAGGGTATTATATCTTTGGCTCACAATGAAGGAGAAGGTGAAGAAGCTCTTGAGGATGTGGCACAACGTTACTTGACTGAGCTAGTGGAGAGGTGCATGATTCAGGTAGTTGAAAAGAGTTCATCAGGGAGAATTAGAACTTGCCAAATGCACAACCTCATGAGGGAACTTTGTGTAGAGAAGGCATATCAGGAAAACTTTCTTTTGGAGATCAATTCCCGGAATGTAGATGAAACTAGAGGGACATCAAGAGCAAGGTCAGTGGGAAAAGTTCGCAGGATTGCCTTGTGTTTGGATCAAGATGTTGATAGGTTCTTCCCTTCACACCTGAAAAGCCACCACCATTTAAGGTCTCTTCTTTGCTTCCATGAAAAGACAGCTAGGCTAAAAGAATGGGGATTGatgaagtcatttttcaaaaaatGTAGGTTACTCAGAGTCTTGAACTTGGAAGGCATACAGGGTCTGGGAGGGAAGTTGCCAAAAGAAATTGGCTACTTGATCCATCTAAGGTTTCTCAGTCTAAGAAATACAAAAATTGATGAGTTGCCCACATCAATAGGTAATTTAAAATGCTTGATGACCCTGGATCTTCTAACAGGGAATTCAACTGTGCAAATACCAAATGTCATAGGTAACATGCAAAAAATGAGACATTTATATCTACCAGAGTGTTGTGGTTATAGCATTGAAAGGTGGCAACTGGGCAACCTCAAAAACTTGCAGACCCTGATTAACTTCCCTGCAGAAAAGTGTCATGTAAAAGATCTCATGAAATTAACCAATTTGAGAAAATTAGTGATAGATGATCCTAACTTTGGAGGTATCTTTAGGTATCCTAATGTGCAATTCAGTCACCTAGAGTCATTGTTTTTTGTTAGTTATGAAGATACATCAATTGTCCATGTTGCATTAGGATGTCCCAATCTTTACAAACTGCACATAGAAGGGCCTATAAAGAATTTTCCTGAACCCCACCAACTTTCTTCCAAGCTTCAGAAGCTAAAGTTGATGGGTTCTGGACTTGTTGTAGATCCAATGCCAACATTAGAAAAGCTTCCCAATTTAAGGTTGCTTGAGCTGCAACCAGATTCATTCATAGGAAAGCAACTACATTGTTCCAGCCTAGGCTTTGCTCAGCTCAAGTCTCTGGTTATCCATGATTTGTCCAATCTTGAGGAGTGGAAGTTGGATAAAGGAGCCATGCCTTGTCTCAGAGAACTCAAGATTGAAAATTGCACCAAGCTTGAGGAGGTTCCAGATGGGCTCAGATTTCTTACCACTCTTCAGCATTTGGAGATCAAATCAATGTTTGCAGCATTCAGAACCAAACTTGAAAAAGGAGGAGAGGATCATTACAAAATCCAACATGTGCCAACTGTGGTTTTTTGTTATTGTGACTATTAG